The following coding sequences are from one Aliarcobacter skirrowii CCUG 10374 window:
- a CDS encoding ABC-type transport auxiliary lipoprotein family protein, protein MRSSILIFLTLILFSACSFKQEKISINHYGIDFQTKALETKAKFDSIFIEEPNINRAFNSQAIFYSKKEFQFEEYAKNRWISFPSNMVYTQIVDSFISSNIFANVLKDKKIKSQYRLKTEVFKMYQNFEDDKSYAVLKIKFDLLKDEKIVKSFNFNQKTLCDTNDAYGFVKALNSSFEKSLNSLLKDLSIL, encoded by the coding sequence ATGAGAAGTAGTATTTTAATTTTTTTAACACTAATTTTATTTAGTGCTTGTAGTTTCAAACAAGAGAAAATCTCAATAAATCATTATGGAATAGATTTTCAAACAAAAGCTTTAGAAACTAAAGCAAAATTTGACTCAATTTTTATTGAAGAACCAAATATAAATAGAGCTTTTAATTCACAAGCAATTTTTTATAGTAAGAAAGAGTTTCAATTTGAAGAGTATGCAAAAAATAGATGGATAAGCTTTCCGTCAAATATGGTTTATACTCAAATAGTTGACTCTTTTATATCTAGTAATATTTTTGCAAATGTATTAAAAGATAAGAAGATAAAAAGCCAATATAGATTAAAAACAGAAGTTTTTAAGATGTATCAAAATTTTGAAGATGATAAATCTTATGCAGTTTTGAAAATAAAATTTGATTTACTAAAAGATGAAAAGATAGTAAAATCTTTTAATTTTAATCAAAAAACTCTTTGTGATACAAATGATGCTTACGGTTTTGTAAAGGCTTTAAATAGTAGTTTTGAAAAGAGTTTAAATAGTTTGTTAAAGGATTTATCAATCCTTTAA
- a CDS encoding MlaD family protein gives MDTRIDFLKIGLFVSLLSTLLIFSIFWLGKFGLESKKYDTYFTFFDDSINGLNIGSSIKYKGLDIGVVKNISINPKNSEEIKIELEIQKGTPIKHDNYAILGSLGITGLKYIELKGGSNESPLLEDNKFGEKVIESKKSTLSNIVTSTEDVMREVLVILKSFEKVLNQENISNFAQLLENSEKSMANFNELLFDIKNFTDVGSSSFKSVKTSADSFNITMKKLEEELEKGSFDIKNLTQDSLNNLESALTNMNETLITMQELIKNLNESPSDLLFKQKSINFGPGEKNEK, from the coding sequence ATGGATACTAGGATTGATTTTTTAAAAATAGGTTTATTTGTTAGTTTACTATCTACACTTCTTATTTTTTCAATATTTTGGCTTGGTAAATTTGGATTAGAGAGTAAAAAATATGATACATACTTTACATTTTTTGATGATTCTATAAATGGTTTAAATATTGGCTCTTCTATAAAATACAAAGGCTTAGATATTGGTGTTGTAAAAAATATATCAATAAATCCAAAAAATTCTGAAGAGATAAAAATAGAGTTAGAGATTCAAAAAGGAACGCCCATAAAACATGATAACTACGCTATTTTAGGAAGTTTAGGAATTACAGGGCTTAAATATATTGAGCTTAAAGGTGGCAGTAACGAATCCCCACTTTTGGAAGATAATAAGTTTGGAGAAAAAGTTATAGAGTCTAAAAAATCAACCTTAAGCAATATAGTAACATCAACCGAAGATGTAATGAGAGAGGTTTTGGTAATTCTTAAATCTTTTGAAAAAGTTTTAAACCAAGAAAACATCTCAAACTTTGCACAGCTTTTAGAAAATAGTGAAAAAAGTATGGCTAACTTTAATGAACTTTTATTTGATATCAAAAACTTTACAGATGTTGGAAGTTCTAGTTTTAAAAGTGTTAAAACTTCAGCAGATAGCTTTAATATTACAATGAAAAAATTAGAAGAAGAGCTAGAAAAAGGGAGTTTTGATATAAAAAATTTAACTCAAGATAGTTTAAATAATTTAGAATCTGCCTTAACAAATATGAATGAAACTTTAATTACTATGCAAGAGTTAATTAAAAATTTAAATGAAAGCCCAAGTGATTTGTTGTTTAAACAAAAATCTATAAATTTTGGTCCAGGAGAGAAAAATGAGAAGTAG
- a CDS encoding ABC transporter ATP-binding protein, with translation MSIIKVENLCTSFGKNIIHNNISFDVNEGEIFGVLGGSGSGKTVLVKQLVMLNPIQKGSVKIFDKDITNLSIDEIDKLKLDFSYLFQFGALYSFLNVIENISVMLKEYTNLPKDLIEKIAYTNLDIVGLPKRVATLYPNELSGGMKKRVAFARSLAMQPKILFLDEPTSGLDPASTDQINELLLYLKKHLNITTVIITHDLETIKTVLDRFIIIKKEKIFDGTINEALKSGDSFIQDFLSIKRVS, from the coding sequence ATGTCAATTATAAAAGTTGAAAATCTTTGTACATCTTTTGGGAAAAATATAATACACAACAACATCTCTTTTGATGTAAATGAGGGTGAAATATTTGGAGTATTAGGCGGAAGTGGTAGTGGAAAAACTGTTTTAGTAAAACAGCTTGTTATGCTAAATCCTATTCAAAAAGGGAGTGTGAAAATATTTGATAAAGATATTACAAACTTATCAATAGATGAGATAGATAAATTAAAATTAGATTTTTCATATTTGTTTCAATTTGGTGCTTTGTACTCTTTTTTAAATGTGATTGAAAATATTAGTGTGATGCTAAAAGAGTACACAAATTTGCCAAAAGATTTAATAGAAAAAATAGCTTATACAAATTTGGATATTGTAGGTCTTCCAAAAAGAGTTGCAACACTATATCCAAATGAACTAAGCGGTGGAATGAAAAAAAGAGTTGCATTTGCAAGAAGTTTAGCAATGCAACCAAAAATTCTATTTTTGGATGAGCCTACAAGTGGACTTGATCCTGCAAGTACAGATCAGATAAATGAACTTTTATTATATTTGAAAAAACATTTAAATATAACAACAGTTATAATAACTCACGATTTAGAGACTATTAAAACTGTACTTGATAGGTTTATAATAATAAAAAAAGAGAAGATATTTGATGGAACTATAAATGAGGCTTTAAAATCAGGAGATAGTTTTATTCAAGATTTTTTATCAATAAAAAGGGTTAGTTAA
- a CDS encoding MlaE family ABC transporter permease gives MNNYFKIENNQNNSFYIKLFSSWSKDNLNEIIKELGNLNISKNSYIQIDFKNLKDIDSICIIYLISFLKNFKEENISFSNFEKYETKYKFYKKHYQNKGLQKEKKDNIFENIGKKSYEIYSSFKLFLIFIGEVFYFFAYSILHPKKIRFKATLKYIETSAVNALLIVVVSSFLVGVVIAYQGAVQLEKFGANIFIVEMVAITMLREIAPLITAIVIAGRSASSYTAEIGAMKITEELDAMKTMNFEPTLFLTLPRVFALSVALPLLVFLADIVGIIGGMVIAYTYLDITFIEFITRLHNEVAVKHLLIGIFKSVIFGCFIAIIGCFRGFQVQNNTTSIGKYTTISVVNAIFVVIFLDAIFSIIFTQIGI, from the coding sequence ATGAATAACTATTTTAAAATAGAAAATAATCAAAACAACTCTTTTTATATCAAGCTATTTAGCTCTTGGAGTAAAGATAATTTAAATGAAATTATCAAAGAGTTAGGAAATTTAAATATCTCAAAAAACTCATATATTCAAATAGATTTTAAAAATTTAAAAGATATTGATAGTATTTGCATCATTTATTTAATATCTTTTTTAAAAAACTTCAAAGAAGAGAATATCTCTTTTTCAAACTTTGAAAAATATGAGACAAAATATAAATTCTATAAAAAACATTATCAAAATAAGGGTTTGCAAAAAGAGAAAAAAGATAACATCTTTGAGAATATTGGTAAAAAAAGTTATGAGATATATAGCTCTTTTAAACTATTTTTGATATTTATAGGCGAAGTTTTCTACTTCTTTGCATACTCTATTTTACATCCAAAAAAGATTAGATTTAAAGCTACTTTAAAATATATTGAAACATCCGCTGTAAATGCTTTGTTGATAGTTGTTGTAAGCTCATTTTTGGTTGGAGTTGTAATAGCCTATCAAGGAGCTGTTCAGCTTGAAAAATTTGGAGCAAACATATTTATTGTTGAGATGGTAGCAATTACAATGTTAAGAGAAATAGCACCTCTTATAACTGCAATTGTAATAGCTGGAAGAAGTGCAAGTAGCTACACAGCAGAAATTGGAGCTATGAAAATAACAGAAGAGCTAGATGCTATGAAAACTATGAATTTTGAGCCAACACTTTTTTTAACTCTTCCTAGAGTTTTTGCATTAAGTGTTGCTCTTCCTTTGCTTGTTTTTTTAGCAGATATTGTTGGAATTATTGGTGGAATGGTTATTGCTTATACATATTTGGATATTACTTTTATAGAGTTTATTACAAGGCTTCACAATGAAGTTGCAGTAAAACATCTTTTAATTGGTATTTTCAAATCGGTTATTTTTGGTTGTTTTATAGCAATTATTGGTTGTTTTAGAGGTTTTCAAGTACAGAACAATACTACAAGTATTGGAAAATATACAACAATAAGCGTTGTAAATGCTATATTTGTAGTTATCTTTTTGGATGCTATTTTTTCAATAATTTTTACACAAATAGGAATATAA
- the luxS gene encoding S-ribosylhomocysteine lyase, whose amino-acid sequence MPLLDSFRVDHTIMPAPAVRVAKVMQTPKGDAITVFDLRFCKPNEKMLSEKGIHTLEHLFAGFIRNHLNSPTVEIIDVSPMGCRTGFYMSLIGTPKEEEVALAWKKSMEDVLKVEKQSDIPELNIFQCGTCAMHSLPEAKDIARDILASNIGVMSNEKLFLSEEKLESLGN is encoded by the coding sequence ATGCCACTATTAGATAGTTTTAGAGTTGATCACACAATTATGCCAGCCCCTGCTGTACGAGTTGCAAAAGTTATGCAAACACCAAAAGGAGATGCTATTACAGTTTTTGATTTAAGATTTTGTAAACCAAATGAAAAGATGCTAAGCGAAAAAGGTATTCATACTTTAGAGCATCTGTTTGCTGGATTTATTAGAAACCATTTAAACTCTCCTACAGTTGAAATAATTGATGTTTCTCCAATGGGTTGTAGAACTGGATTTTATATGAGTTTAATAGGAACTCCAAAAGAAGAAGAGGTAGCTCTTGCTTGGAAAAAATCTATGGAAGATGTCTTAAAAGTTGAGAAACAAAGCGATATTCCAGAGCTAAATATTTTCCAATGTGGAACTTGTGCTATGCACTCACTTCCTGAAGCAAAAGATATAGCAAGAGATATTTTAGCTTCAAATATTGGAGTTATGTCAAATGAGAAACTATTTTTAAGTGAAGAGAAATTAGAGAGCTTAGGAAACTAG
- a CDS encoding tRNA (5-methylaminomethyl-2-thiouridine)(34)-methyltransferase MnmD, with amino-acid sequence MLEDKLVTTNDGSHTLFSLKYNQHFHNTEDGGFSEALHKHIIPAFSHSYNKKELNILDICFGLGYNSFATIFYILENRLDIKINIYSPELDFDLIKSLQNFSYPKEFEKFKNIVNQLSRNQKYEDEKIKIELFIGDAREYLKTFPEDFFDIVYQDAFSSDVNKELWTKEYFLDIYKISKEDSILTTYAISTNIRLSMYEAGFYIYETRPTKRKITLAFKNRQEVIGEYIDMELKKSRNKDAKSLKDSL; translated from the coding sequence TTGCTAGAAGATAAACTGGTTACCACAAATGATGGTAGCCATACACTTTTCTCTTTAAAGTATAATCAACACTTCCACAATACTGAAGATGGTGGATTTAGTGAAGCTTTGCATAAGCATATTATTCCAGCATTTTCGCACTCTTATAATAAAAAAGAGTTAAATATTTTAGATATTTGTTTTGGTTTGGGTTACAATAGTTTTGCAACTATCTTTTATATTTTAGAAAACAGACTTGATATTAAAATAAATATATACTCTCCAGAGCTTGATTTTGATTTAATAAAATCTTTACAAAATTTCTCATATCCAAAAGAGTTTGAAAAGTTTAAAAATATTGTAAATCAACTATCACGCAATCAAAAATATGAAGATGAGAAGATAAAAATAGAGCTTTTTATAGGCGATGCAAGAGAGTATTTAAAAACTTTTCCAGAAGATTTTTTTGACATAGTTTATCAAGATGCTTTTTCAAGTGATGTAAATAAAGAGCTTTGGACAAAAGAGTATTTTCTTGATATTTACAAGATTTCAAAAGAAGACTCTATTTTAACAACTTATGCAATCTCTACAAATATAAGACTCTCTATGTATGAAGCTGGATTTTATATCTATGAAACAAGACCAACAAAAAGAAAAATAACTCTAGCTTTTAAAAACAGACAAGAAGTTATTGGAGAATATATTGATATGGAGTTGAAAAAAAGTAGAAATAAAGATGCAAAATCTTTGAAAGATAGCTTATAA
- a CDS encoding DoxX family protein, whose amino-acid sequence MKCIENKLSVLNADIGKLILRLTIGGLMLFHGWAKVVNGIGGIKAMVAKAGFPEFFAYGVYLGEILFPLMIVLGIFVRTSALFVAITMVVAIFLAHSHEIFALGRTGGPVIELALMYLLGSIAIMFIGSGKISIKS is encoded by the coding sequence ATGAAATGCATCGAAAATAAATTATCGGTATTAAATGCTGATATAGGAAAATTAATCTTAAGGCTAACAATTGGTGGACTTATGCTGTTTCACGGTTGGGCAAAAGTGGTAAATGGTATTGGTGGAATTAAGGCTATGGTTGCAAAAGCAGGTTTTCCTGAGTTTTTTGCTTACGGGGTTTATTTAGGTGAAATTTTATTTCCACTTATGATTGTTTTAGGGATTTTTGTAAGAACATCTGCTTTATTTGTTGCTATAACTATGGTTGTTGCAATATTTTTAGCTCATAGTCATGAAATTTTTGCTTTAGGAAGAACTGGTGGTCCAGTAATTGAATTAGCATTAATGTATCTTTTAGGATCAATTGCAATTATGTTTATTGGGTCTGGAAAAATTAGTATTAAATCATAA
- the metH gene encoding methionine synthase produces the protein MQKLIEDLIQKRVLIIDGAMGTQLQAVDIESKFWQYENKDLEGCNELLNLTAPHILETIYENYAISGANFISTNTFGSMPWVLDEYEIGHLSYELSKLAASSAKKICEKYSTKEDPKFVLASIGPGTKLPSLGHITYDSMYEGYKTMASGLVDGGTDVFLLETCQDPLQIKAALHALNDVAPNIPIMVSVTIELNGTMLIGTDALTIAAILKPFNILSLGFNCGTGPIQVQKHVKALSEVSRFPISVHANAGLPQNKGGKTFYPMGPDEFTALQKEFLNINGVAFLGGCCGTTPEHIKALSDAVKGAIPKKPSGFLKASLASLFNVVPLKQEPAPLLIGERSNATGSKAFRELLKANDYEGTLSVAQQQVRAGAHVIDVSVGFAGRDETGDMNKVVSLYSQKISLPLMPDSTQIKALEAALKQIGGRCIINSVNLEDSEEKFDEVCKLAKKFGAALVCLVIDEIGMAKTKERKLEVAERIYNLCVNRHGFDPADLVFDMLTFTIGSGDDEYRTAGIETMEAIREFQTLHPEVGTTLGLSNISFGLSQNARIYLNSIYLDHCVKAGLTTAIVNVKHIIPLNKISPEDKKACDDLIFNNQENGDPLFKFIEHFSNVESQDEQSDEEYQKMEPIEKVKKLLLDGDKERMIPLVLELKDTIAPELIVNEWLIDGMKIIGELFGSGQMQLPFVLQSAETMKATVDALNPYLPKQEKSTETTVVIGTVKGDVHDVGKNLVDIILSNNGFKVVNIGIKADLNQFLEAAKEHNADAIGMSGLLVKSTAVMKDNLEEMQRLGIKIPVMLGGAALTKNFVDDYCRPIYDGAIFYCRDAFDGVVSMQRIEKGGELDTKLAADLIEKIDTSDRVEKEEAVIPPYEEISMPKREFIVPPYWNKVAKTGDELDKELIFSWINHRVLFRQRWGYKRGKQTPEAFMKYEKDVVEPLYYSLKDELISKNIFEPIAIYEYYPCISHDNKLYIFDKKYIYNNLEEAKNVPPLSEAIKVMEFPRQKRKPFRCIADFFANDRLDVVGFTLASAGLKISDYEREFYDRGEFTKYYQIHGLGVELAEALAEVLHKQIRLDWDIVPKEGHKLSDVQMKQYVGCRYSPGYAACPELSQNRDIFDLLNPEKYGIELSETFQMHPEQTTCAIVVHNKEANYYNV, from the coding sequence ATGCAAAAATTAATAGAAGATTTAATACAAAAGAGAGTTTTAATAATTGACGGAGCTATGGGAACACAGCTTCAAGCAGTTGATATAGAGAGTAAATTTTGGCAATATGAAAACAAAGATTTAGAAGGGTGTAATGAGCTTTTAAATCTTACAGCTCCACATATTTTGGAGACAATTTATGAAAACTACGCCATTTCTGGGGCAAATTTTATTAGCACAAATACATTTGGAAGTATGCCATGGGTTTTAGATGAGTATGAAATAGGTCATTTAAGTTATGAGTTATCAAAACTAGCAGCTAGCAGTGCTAAAAAGATTTGTGAAAAATATAGCACAAAAGAGGATCCAAAATTTGTTTTAGCATCTATTGGACCTGGAACAAAACTTCCATCTTTAGGACATATTACTTATGATAGTATGTATGAAGGTTATAAAACTATGGCTTCTGGTTTAGTTGATGGAGGAACAGATGTTTTTTTACTTGAAACTTGCCAAGATCCACTTCAAATAAAAGCAGCACTTCATGCACTAAATGATGTAGCACCAAATATTCCAATTATGGTTTCAGTTACAATTGAGTTAAATGGAACAATGCTAATTGGAACAGATGCTTTAACAATTGCTGCGATTTTAAAACCATTTAATATCTTATCTTTAGGTTTTAACTGTGGAACTGGACCAATTCAAGTTCAAAAACATGTAAAAGCTTTAAGTGAAGTATCAAGATTTCCAATCTCAGTTCATGCAAATGCTGGGCTTCCTCAAAACAAAGGTGGAAAAACTTTTTATCCTATGGGTCCAGATGAGTTTACAGCTTTACAAAAAGAGTTTTTAAATATTAATGGTGTTGCATTTTTAGGTGGATGTTGTGGAACTACACCTGAACATATAAAGGCTTTAAGTGACGCAGTAAAAGGAGCAATTCCCAAAAAACCTAGTGGATTTTTAAAAGCTTCACTTGCATCTTTATTTAATGTTGTTCCTCTAAAACAAGAACCAGCACCACTACTTATTGGTGAAAGAAGTAATGCAACTGGAAGTAAAGCTTTTAGAGAACTTTTAAAAGCAAATGATTATGAAGGAACTTTAAGTGTTGCTCAACAACAAGTTCGTGCAGGAGCTCATGTAATTGATGTGAGTGTTGGTTTTGCAGGTCGTGATGAGACTGGCGATATGAATAAAGTTGTATCTTTATACTCTCAAAAAATATCACTTCCGCTAATGCCTGATTCTACTCAAATAAAAGCACTAGAAGCTGCTTTAAAACAAATTGGTGGAAGATGTATTATAAACTCTGTTAATCTTGAAGATAGCGAAGAGAAGTTTGATGAAGTTTGTAAATTAGCAAAAAAATTTGGAGCAGCACTTGTTTGCCTTGTGATTGATGAGATTGGAATGGCAAAAACAAAAGAGAGAAAACTCGAAGTTGCAGAACGAATTTATAATTTATGTGTAAATAGACATGGATTTGACCCAGCTGATTTAGTTTTTGATATGCTTACATTTACTATTGGTTCAGGTGATGATGAGTATAGAACTGCTGGAATTGAGACTATGGAAGCTATTAGAGAGTTTCAAACTCTTCATCCTGAAGTTGGAACAACTTTAGGTCTTTCAAATATCTCATTTGGTTTATCTCAAAATGCAAGAATTTATCTAAACTCAATATATTTAGATCACTGTGTAAAAGCAGGACTTACAACTGCTATTGTAAATGTTAAACATATTATTCCACTAAATAAAATAAGCCCTGAAGATAAAAAAGCTTGTGATGATTTGATATTTAACAACCAAGAAAATGGTGACCCACTATTTAAATTTATAGAACACTTCTCAAATGTTGAATCTCAAGATGAACAAAGTGATGAAGAGTATCAAAAAATGGAACCTATTGAAAAGGTTAAAAAACTTTTATTAGATGGTGACAAAGAGAGAATGATTCCTTTAGTTTTAGAGCTAAAAGATACTATAGCTCCTGAATTAATTGTAAATGAGTGGCTAATTGATGGAATGAAAATAATTGGAGAGCTATTTGGAAGTGGTCAAATGCAACTTCCATTTGTTCTTCAAAGTGCTGAAACTATGAAAGCAACTGTTGATGCTTTAAATCCATATTTACCAAAACAAGAAAAAAGTACTGAAACTACAGTTGTAATTGGTACAGTTAAAGGTGATGTTCACGATGTTGGTAAAAATCTAGTTGATATTATTTTAAGTAACAATGGATTTAAAGTAGTAAATATTGGAATAAAAGCTGATTTAAATCAATTTTTAGAAGCTGCAAAAGAGCACAACGCAGATGCTATTGGAATGAGTGGACTACTTGTAAAGAGTACAGCTGTAATGAAAGATAATCTTGAAGAGATGCAAAGACTTGGAATAAAAATTCCAGTTATGCTTGGTGGTGCTGCACTAACAAAAAACTTTGTTGATGATTATTGCAGACCAATTTATGATGGAGCTATTTTTTATTGTAGAGATGCTTTTGATGGTGTTGTATCTATGCAAAGAATTGAAAAAGGTGGAGAGCTTGATACAAAACTAGCTGCTGATTTAATTGAAAAAATTGATACAAGTGATAGAGTTGAAAAAGAGGAGGCTGTAATTCCTCCTTATGAAGAGATCTCTATGCCAAAAAGAGAGTTTATAGTTCCTCCATATTGGAATAAAGTTGCAAAAACTGGAGATGAGCTAGATAAAGAGTTGATATTTTCTTGGATAAATCACAGAGTTTTATTTAGACAAAGATGGGGATATAAAAGAGGAAAACAGACTCCTGAAGCATTTATGAAGTATGAAAAAGATGTTGTTGAGCCACTTTATTACTCTTTAAAAGATGAGTTAATCTCAAAAAATATATTTGAACCAATTGCTATTTATGAGTATTATCCTTGTATATCTCATGACAATAAGCTATATATTTTTGATAAAAAATATATTTACAACAATCTTGAAGAGGCAAAAAATGTTCCACCTTTAAGTGAAGCTATAAAAGTGATGGAGTTTCCAAGACAAAAAAGAAAACCTTTTAGATGTATAGCTGACTTTTTTGCAAATGATAGATTAGATGTTGTAGGATTTACACTTGCAAGTGCTGGACTTAAAATAAGTGATTATGAAAGAGAGTTTTATGATCGTGGAGAGTTTACAAAATATTATCAAATTCACGGTCTTGGAGTTGAACTAGCTGAAGCTTTAGCTGAAGTTTTACATAAGCAAATAAGACTTGATTGGGATATTGTTCCTAAAGAGGGGCATAAATTAAGTGATGTTCAAATGAAACAATATGTTGGTTGTAGATACTCTCCAGGTTACGCAGCTTGTCCTGAATTATCACAAAATAGAGATATTTTTGATCTACTTAATCCTGAAAAATATGGAATAGAACTTAGTGAAACATTCCAAATGCACCCTGAGCAAACTACATGTGCAATTGTTGTTCACAACAAAGAGGCAAACTACTATAATGTTTGA
- a CDS encoding branched-chain amino acid transaminase, which produces MTESKYIWMDGEFTPWQDAKVHVLSHTLHYGNGAIEGTKAYKTVDGRCAIFKLNEHTQRLLNSSKMTLMNVPFTLEELNKAQVELLQKNELTNGAYIRPLVYLGYGVMGLYHKDAPVKVSISAWEWGAYLGEEGLKKGVRVKISSFTRTPNTSGMGKAKSVANYMNSQMAKFEAVEAGYDEALLRDDQGYIAEASGACFFIVKDGKLISPPNDNSLESITQATAIDLAKDMGIEVVRRRITREEIYVADEAFFTGTAAEITPIREVDARVIGAGCRGEITEKIQSAYFDVVTGKNPKYTKYLTYIN; this is translated from the coding sequence ATGACTGAATCAAAATATATTTGGATGGATGGAGAGTTTACTCCTTGGCAAGATGCAAAAGTTCATGTACTAAGTCACACATTACATTATGGAAATGGTGCAATTGAAGGTACAAAAGCATACAAAACTGTTGATGGAAGATGTGCAATATTTAAACTAAATGAACACACTCAAAGACTTTTAAACTCTTCAAAAATGACTTTAATGAATGTTCCTTTTACTCTTGAAGAGCTAAATAAAGCTCAAGTAGAGTTGCTACAAAAAAATGAACTAACAAATGGTGCATATATTAGACCACTTGTATATTTAGGGTATGGAGTTATGGGACTTTATCATAAAGATGCTCCTGTAAAAGTATCTATTTCAGCTTGGGAATGGGGTGCTTATTTAGGAGAAGAGGGTCTTAAAAAAGGTGTTAGAGTAAAAATCTCATCATTTACAAGAACTCCAAATACTTCAGGTATGGGAAAAGCAAAATCAGTTGCAAACTATATGAACTCTCAAATGGCAAAATTTGAAGCTGTTGAAGCTGGATATGATGAAGCACTTTTAAGAGATGACCAAGGTTATATTGCAGAAGCTTCAGGGGCATGTTTTTTCATTGTTAAAGATGGAAAATTAATATCTCCTCCAAATGATAACTCACTTGAATCTATTACTCAAGCAACTGCAATTGATTTAGCAAAAGATATGGGAATTGAGGTTGTTAGAAGAAGAATTACTAGAGAAGAGATTTATGTAGCAGATGAGGCTTTCTTTACAGGAACAGCAGCTGAAATAACTCCAATTAGAGAAGTTGATGCAAGAGTTATTGGAGCTGGATGTAGAGGAGAAATCACAGAAAAAATCCAATCTGCATATTTTGATGTAGTAACTGGAAAAAATCCAAAATATACAAAGTATTTAACATATATTAACTAA
- a CDS encoding SPFH domain-containing protein yields MPIDNDYFKNRQQGNKPNGGNGGGNFQPPFETPEFFKNFGKKAGLLYLVIIIIGALFLFKPFVIIESGQVGIKATTGKYDKEPLNPGFHFYIPVIQRVIVVDTKVRLLTYMNTQSIGSFDQSIKNNPAINVLDSRGLPISIELTVQYNIIANGVPETIATWGPSWEDKIVNQVVGEVSRSVLGGYNAEVLPMKRNEVAERLDRLIKEKVAERSKQAVVVESVQLKEIVLPEKIKEQIEKVQIANQEAERVRYEVQRAKQEAEKRAALASGEAEAKRIEAQGRADAVTIEAKAQAAANKEISKSLTPHLLQMQQIEVQGRFNDALRENKDAKIFLTPGGSTPNIWVDTKDKNRDTAINQK; encoded by the coding sequence ATGCCAATAGATAACGACTATTTTAAAAACAGACAACAAGGTAATAAGCCAAACGGTGGAAATGGTGGTGGAAATTTTCAACCTCCATTTGAAACGCCTGAGTTTTTCAAAAACTTTGGTAAAAAAGCAGGATTGCTATATCTTGTAATTATAATAATTGGTGCACTATTTTTGTTTAAACCATTTGTTATTATTGAATCAGGACAAGTTGGTATTAAAGCAACAACAGGAAAATATGATAAAGAGCCTTTAAATCCAGGATTTCACTTCTATATTCCAGTAATTCAAAGAGTTATTGTTGTTGATACAAAAGTTAGACTTTTAACATATATGAACACTCAAAGTATTGGTTCTTTTGATCAAAGTATTAAAAATAACCCTGCAATAAATGTTCTTGATTCAAGAGGTTTACCAATATCTATTGAGTTAACAGTTCAATATAATATTATTGCTAATGGAGTTCCTGAAACAATTGCAACTTGGGGACCATCTTGGGAAGATAAAATTGTAAATCAAGTTGTTGGAGAGGTTTCAAGAAGTGTTCTTGGTGGATACAATGCTGAAGTTCTTCCTATGAAAAGAAATGAAGTTGCAGAAAGACTTGATAGATTAATAAAAGAGAAAGTTGCTGAAAGATCTAAGCAGGCAGTTGTAGTTGAATCTGTTCAGTTAAAAGAGATAGTTCTTCCTGAAAAAATTAAAGAGCAAATTGAAAAAGTTCAAATAGCAAATCAAGAAGCCGAAAGAGTAAGATACGAAGTTCAAAGAGCTAAACAAGAGGCTGAAAAAAGAGCTGCACTTGCAAGTGGAGAGGCTGAAGCTAAAAGAATTGAAGCTCAAGGTAGAGCAGATGCTGTTACAATTGAAGCAAAAGCACAAGCTGCTGCTAATAAAGAGATTTCAAAATCACTTACACCACATCTTTTACAAATGCAACAAATTGAAGTTCAAGGTAGATTCAATGATGCTTTAAGAGAGAACAAAGATGCAAAAATCTTTTTAACTCCTGGTGGATCAACTCCAAATATCTGGGTTGATACAAAAGATAAAAATAGAGATACAGCTATAAATCAAAAATAA